The following proteins come from a genomic window of Burkholderia stabilis:
- a CDS encoding copper homeostasis protein CutC: MNRNAASSVLLEVIATTVGDAKAAARAGADRLELVTAISEGGLTPSIGLIEAVVAAVPIPVNVIVRPHSRSFVYDADDLRVIERDVRAAVAAGANGVVFGALDARGDVDLDALARIAAAANGRALTFHRAFDVSRDLNAAFDALLRVPAVTSVLTSGGHPSVLDAAATITRMVRQAEGATCTVLAGSGLTVDAVGDFVRATGVRAVHFGSGVRPRGEVLAPVDEVLVAKVRATIDGAASHV, encoded by the coding sequence ATGAACCGAAACGCCGCTTCCTCCGTTCTCCTCGAAGTGATCGCCACGACCGTCGGCGATGCGAAGGCCGCCGCCCGCGCGGGCGCCGACCGCCTCGAACTCGTGACCGCGATCAGCGAAGGCGGGCTGACGCCGAGCATCGGCCTGATCGAAGCCGTCGTGGCCGCCGTGCCGATTCCCGTCAACGTGATCGTGCGTCCGCACAGCCGGTCGTTCGTCTATGACGCCGACGACCTGCGCGTGATCGAACGCGACGTGCGCGCGGCCGTCGCGGCCGGCGCGAATGGCGTCGTGTTCGGCGCGCTCGACGCGCGCGGCGATGTCGATCTCGATGCGCTGGCGCGCATCGCGGCCGCCGCGAACGGCCGCGCGCTGACGTTCCACCGCGCCTTCGACGTATCGCGCGATCTCAACGCCGCGTTCGACGCGCTGCTGCGCGTGCCGGCCGTCACGTCGGTGCTGACGTCGGGCGGCCATCCGTCGGTGCTCGACGCGGCCGCGACGATCACGCGGATGGTGCGGCAGGCCGAAGGCGCGACGTGCACGGTGCTCGCCGGCTCGGGGCTCACGGTCGATGCGGTCGGCGATTTCGTTCGCGCCACCGGTGTGCGCGCGGTGCATTTCGGCTCGGGCGTGCGGCCGCGCGGCGAGGTGCTGGCGCCCGTCGACGAAGTGCTCGTCGCGAAGGTGCGCGCGACCATCGACGGGGCCGCCTCGCACGTGTGA
- a CDS encoding suppressor of fused domain protein has translation MTDATQDTQGGAGDDAAPGWDAIDGALARLYPGQEPKHYGTLIKWRLGGPDPLDGISVWKRAAPVPHWHFVTYGLSELYAKESDDPAVSGFGFELTLRVACDAGDEAPPNWAFSFLQNLARYVFQSGNAFDDGHWMTANGPIALDTGTALCSMGFAFDPELPAIDTPHGRLAFLQIVGLTLDEERAAKRWRTRALLDTLLPHLPLWVTDLDRASLLERADVRAQVDEGTRRDGSSSGYLFTDVLGWETRKRLLRAPVVEITVGARQVDELVTLLPLRLPFDRPFGLVGHDGAVRFVRGDANGVTDADGTLTLQLTDATVQAFARTLQPRAGEYAVDGLDGVRWRVEKTVIRDAQGNAVQTIG, from the coding sequence ATGACGGACGCCACGCAAGACACGCAGGGCGGCGCGGGCGACGACGCCGCGCCGGGCTGGGACGCGATCGACGGCGCGCTCGCGCGGCTTTACCCGGGCCAGGAGCCGAAGCATTACGGCACGCTGATCAAGTGGCGGCTCGGCGGCCCCGATCCGCTCGACGGGATCAGCGTGTGGAAGCGTGCGGCGCCCGTGCCGCACTGGCATTTCGTCACGTACGGGCTGAGCGAGCTGTATGCGAAGGAGTCGGACGATCCGGCCGTCAGCGGCTTCGGGTTCGAGCTGACGTTGCGCGTCGCCTGCGATGCGGGCGACGAAGCGCCGCCGAACTGGGCGTTCAGCTTCCTGCAGAACCTTGCGCGCTACGTGTTCCAGAGCGGCAACGCATTCGACGACGGCCACTGGATGACGGCCAACGGCCCGATCGCGCTCGACACCGGCACGGCGCTCTGTTCGATGGGCTTCGCATTCGATCCGGAGCTGCCGGCGATCGACACGCCGCACGGCCGCCTCGCGTTCCTGCAGATCGTCGGGCTGACGCTCGACGAGGAGCGCGCCGCGAAGCGCTGGCGCACGCGCGCGCTGCTCGACACGCTGCTGCCGCACCTGCCGCTGTGGGTGACCGATCTCGATCGCGCGTCGCTGCTCGAGCGCGCGGACGTGCGCGCGCAAGTGGACGAAGGCACGCGGCGCGACGGTTCGTCGAGCGGTTACCTGTTCACCGACGTGCTGGGCTGGGAAACGCGCAAGCGGCTGCTGCGCGCGCCGGTCGTCGAGATCACCGTCGGCGCGCGGCAGGTCGACGAACTCGTCACGTTGCTGCCGTTGCGGTTGCCGTTCGACCGGCCGTTCGGCCTCGTCGGCCACGACGGCGCGGTGCGCTTCGTGCGCGGCGACGCGAACGGCGTGACCGACGCGGACGGCACGCTGACGCTGCAGCTCACCGACGCGACGGTGCAGGCCTTCGCGCGCACGCTGCAGCCGCGCGCCGGCGAATATGCGGTCGACGGGCTCGACGGCGTGCGCTGGCGCGTCGAGAAGACCGTGATCCGCGACGCGCAGGGCAACGCGGTGCAGACGATCGGGTGA